The following are from one region of the Brienomyrus brachyistius isolate T26 chromosome 4, BBRACH_0.4, whole genome shotgun sequence genome:
- the rmdn1 gene encoding regulator of microtubule dynamics protein 1 has product MAAVRVLRSTAPLLLPSNKGSGTMTLVRKYRPVSSRIFCTGGRVVLLASLPALSYLGYRVCRRACPEAVVYALDKDEEVLERADYLYSCGETEKLYQLLAQHQNSDNAEFLWRLARACRDLAMFRDTSAEDKKRLTYEAFDYAKAALDQNEACFAAHKWYAVCLSDVGDYEGIKVKIGNSYIIKEHLERAIELNPKDATSIHILGYWCFAFAELPWYQRKIAAALFASPPNATYEEALEYFLKAEEVDPNFYSKNLLMLGRTYLMLKDKEKAGLWLSRARDYPAHTEEDKQVHKEASDLLKKLQG; this is encoded by the exons ATGGCAGCGGTGAGAGTGTTGCGGTCCACGGCACCGCTCCTACTGCCTTCAAATAAAGGCTCCGGGACCATGACACTAGTCAGGAAATACCGGCCCGTCTCTTCCAGGATATTTTGCACG GGAGGGAGAGTCGTGCTTCTCGCCAGCTTACCTGCCCTGTCATACCTGGGATACAGAGTTTGCAGAAGAGCCTGTCCTGAAGCTGTAGTTTATGCCCTCGATAAAG ATGAGGAGGTACTGGAGCGTGCAGACTACCTTTACAGCTGTGGGGAGACGGAGAAGCTCTACCAGCTGCTGGCCCAGCACCAGAACAG TGACAACGCAGAATTTCTGTGGCGGCTGGCCCGGGCCTGTCGGGACCTAGCCATGTTCCGGGACACTTCCGCAGAGGACAAAAAGAGACTCACCTACGAGGCCTTTGATTATGCCAAGGCGGCGCTGGACCAGAATGAGGCCTGCTTCGCAGCTCACAAA TGGTATGCGGTGTGTCTCAGCGACGTGGGAGACTACGAGGGAATCAAAGTAAAAATTGGCAACTCGTATATAATAAAAGAACACTTGGAG AGAGCCATCGAGCTGAATCCAAAAGACGCCACATCCATCCACATCCTGGGTTACTG GTGTTTCGCCTTCGCCGAGCTGCCGTGGTACCAGCGAAAGATCGCAGCCGCCCTCTTTGCCTCCCCGCCCAACGCGACCTATGAAGAG GCTCTGGAATATTTCCTGAAGGCGGAAGAAG TGGACCCGAACTTCTACAGCAAGAACCTTTTGATGCTGGGCCGCACCTACCTAATGTTGAAGGACAAGGAGAAGGCCGGGCTCTGGCTGAGCCGAGCCCGAGACTACCCTGCCCACACAGAGGAAGACAAGCAG GTTCATAAAGAAGCTTCTGACCTTCTGAAGAAGCTACAAGGATGA